The Nocardioides sp. S-1144 genome includes a region encoding these proteins:
- a CDS encoding DUF3017 domain-containing protein, with translation MTEPEPTGGTGDPEVVGAPGAWQPRRYPSTVGGGFYLAILLTASTAIGIVVTGDWRLGVRVLAAALAAAALLRLVLPRRDAGMLAVRHRVLDVLILAGVAAALYWLAGSIPDQPG, from the coding sequence GTGACCGAGCCCGAGCCGACCGGGGGGACCGGCGATCCCGAGGTCGTCGGGGCGCCCGGGGCCTGGCAGCCGCGCCGCTACCCCTCGACGGTCGGCGGCGGGTTCTACCTGGCGATCCTGCTCACCGCGAGCACGGCGATCGGCATCGTCGTCACCGGCGACTGGCGCCTCGGCGTCCGGGTGCTCGCGGCCGCCCTGGCGGCCGCGGCCCTGCTGCGCCTGGTGCTCCCGCGGCGCGACGCCGGCATGCTCGCGGTGCGGCACCGGGTGCTCGACGTGCTGATCCTGGCCGGCGTCGCCGCGGCGCTGTACTGGCTCGCGGGCTCCATCCCGGACCAGCCGGGCTAG
- a CDS encoding NADP-dependent isocitrate dehydrogenase codes for MTDQSKIIYTHTDEAPLLATYSFLPIIAAYAAKAGVDVETRDISVAARILAQFGLADDALAELGDLATTPEANIIKLPNISASVPQLKAAIKELQEQGFDLPDYPENPSTEEERATAATYDKVKGSAVNPVLREGNSDRRAPAAVKNYAKKYPHRMGAWSSDSKTNVATMGEHDFFSNELSVIIPAADTLTIKHVGVDGTETVLKDDVAVLEGEVVDATFMDVAALRRFLTEQIARAKADDVLFSVHLKATMMKVSDPIIFGHVVQAFFPTLFEQYGEVLAAAGISPNDGLGALLEAAGSLPEGEAIRAAVAQGLAEGPAMAMVDDRKGITNLHVPSDVIIDASMPAMIRTSGHMWDPQGEEADTLAVIPDSSYAGVYQTVIDDCRAHGAYDPATMGSVPNVGLMAKAAEEYGSHNKTFEAPSAGTMQVVNTAGEVLIEHTVQPGDIWRACQTKDAPIRDWVKLAVTRARASDTPAVFWLDEDRAHDANLIGLVRTYLAEHDTDGLTIEIMAPAAACAYSIERIRRGEDTISVTGNVLRDYNTDLFPILELGTSAKMLSVVPLMNGGGLFETGAGGSAPKHVQQLVKENYLRWDSLGEFFALAASLEHLSDHAGNRGAKVLADTLDKATGTFLENDKSPTRRIGGIDNRGSHFYLGLYWAQEIAAQTEDADLAAVFAPFAESLAADEEKIVAELNAVQGSPADIGGYFRPDATKADAVMRPSATLNAALAAL; via the coding sequence ATGACCGACCAGTCGAAGATCATCTACACCCACACCGACGAGGCGCCGCTGCTGGCGACGTACTCGTTCCTGCCGATCATCGCGGCCTACGCCGCCAAGGCCGGCGTCGACGTCGAGACCCGTGACATCTCGGTCGCGGCCCGGATCCTTGCGCAGTTCGGCCTCGCCGACGACGCGCTCGCCGAGCTGGGCGACCTGGCCACCACCCCCGAGGCCAACATCATCAAGCTGCCCAACATCTCCGCCTCCGTGCCGCAGCTCAAGGCCGCGATCAAGGAGCTGCAGGAGCAGGGCTTCGACCTGCCCGACTACCCCGAGAACCCCTCGACCGAGGAGGAGCGGGCGACCGCGGCCACGTACGACAAGGTCAAGGGCTCGGCGGTCAACCCGGTCCTGCGCGAGGGCAACTCCGACCGGCGCGCGCCCGCGGCGGTCAAGAACTACGCCAAGAAGTACCCGCACCGGATGGGCGCCTGGAGCAGCGACTCCAAGACGAACGTCGCCACGATGGGCGAGCACGACTTCTTCTCCAACGAGCTGTCGGTGATCATCCCGGCCGCCGACACCCTGACCATCAAGCACGTCGGCGTCGACGGCACCGAGACGGTGCTCAAGGACGACGTGGCCGTGCTCGAGGGCGAGGTCGTCGACGCGACGTTCATGGACGTCGCCGCGCTGCGCCGCTTCCTCACCGAGCAGATCGCCCGGGCCAAGGCCGACGACGTCCTGTTCTCGGTGCACCTCAAGGCCACGATGATGAAGGTCTCCGACCCGATCATCTTCGGCCACGTCGTGCAGGCCTTCTTCCCGACCCTGTTCGAGCAGTACGGCGAGGTCCTCGCCGCCGCCGGCATCTCGCCCAACGACGGGCTCGGCGCCCTGCTGGAGGCGGCCGGGTCGCTGCCCGAGGGCGAGGCGATCCGGGCCGCCGTCGCCCAGGGCCTCGCCGAGGGTCCCGCGATGGCGATGGTCGACGACCGCAAGGGCATCACCAACCTGCACGTGCCCTCCGACGTCATCATCGACGCCTCGATGCCCGCGATGATCCGCACCTCCGGCCACATGTGGGACCCCCAGGGCGAGGAGGCCGACACCCTGGCCGTCATCCCCGACTCGTCCTACGCCGGGGTCTACCAGACCGTCATCGACGACTGCCGCGCCCACGGCGCCTACGACCCGGCCACGATGGGCTCGGTGCCCAACGTGGGGCTGATGGCGAAGGCGGCCGAGGAGTACGGCTCGCACAACAAGACCTTCGAGGCGCCGTCGGCCGGCACCATGCAGGTCGTCAACACCGCCGGTGAGGTGCTCATCGAGCACACCGTGCAGCCCGGTGACATCTGGCGTGCCTGCCAGACCAAGGACGCCCCGATCCGCGACTGGGTCAAGCTCGCCGTCACCCGGGCCCGCGCCTCCGACACCCCGGCCGTCTTCTGGCTCGACGAGGACCGCGCCCACGACGCCAACCTGATCGGGCTGGTCCGGACCTACCTCGCCGAGCACGACACCGACGGCCTCACCATCGAGATCATGGCGCCGGCCGCCGCGTGCGCGTACTCGATCGAGCGGATCCGCCGGGGCGAGGACACCATCTCGGTGACCGGCAACGTGCTGCGCGACTACAACACCGACCTGTTCCCGATCCTCGAGCTCGGCACGTCGGCCAAGATGCTCTCCGTCGTCCCGCTGATGAACGGCGGTGGCCTGTTCGAGACCGGCGCCGGCGGCTCGGCGCCCAAGCACGTGCAGCAGCTCGTCAAGGAGAACTACCTGCGCTGGGACAGCCTCGGCGAGTTCTTCGCGCTGGCCGCCTCGCTCGAGCACCTCTCCGACCACGCCGGCAACCGCGGCGCCAAGGTCCTCGCCGACACCCTCGACAAGGCCACCGGCACGTTCCTCGAGAACGACAAGTCGCCGACGCGTCGCATCGGCGGCATCGACAACCGCGGCTCGCACTTCTACCTCGGCCTGTACTGGGCCCAGGAGATCGCCGCGCAGACCGAGGACGCCGACCTGGCGGCGGTCTTCGCGCCGTTCGCCGAGTCGCTCGCCGCCGACGAGGAGAAGATCGTGGCCGAGCTGAACGCCGTCCAGGGCAGCCCGGCCGACATCGGCGGCTACTTCCGCCCCGACGCGACCAAGGCCGACGCCGTGATGCGGCCGTCCGCCACGCTGAACGCCGCCCTCGCGGCGCTGTGA
- a CDS encoding MIP/aquaporin family protein: MDTTTPAPPTTVQKLLAEAIGTFVLVFIGCGSVVLATQSARGATDSIATLTQIASIVSIGLSFGLAVTVMVYTVGRISGGHFNPAVTVGAALGGRMAWTQVPLYVGAQLAGAIVAGAGLLVVAMGFDGFDAFTDTLGTNGWGDDGGGYALWAALLLELILTAIFVFTILGVTDERNEHPALAPLAIGLTLAIIHFVAIPATGTSVNPARSIGPALFSGSDPLIQVWVFILAPLLGGALAGFAYPAIFGHAGEPVPGSGMNFGAKSGGAVPGYGAPDQFQQQWNQPGASPAFGAHDQGQGAHGAYQQPAAGGYAAPQAAQQPAQEQPIIQDGWQWDPQAQQWIPAQQQQPPAGGSGWPSPGSGEQTQVRPSDGQ; encoded by the coding sequence ATGGACACCACCACTCCCGCTCCACCCACCACCGTGCAGAAGCTGCTGGCCGAGGCGATCGGCACGTTCGTGCTCGTCTTCATCGGCTGCGGCTCGGTCGTCCTGGCGACGCAGAGCGCCCGGGGGGCCACCGACTCGATCGCGACCCTCACCCAGATCGCCTCGATCGTCTCGATCGGCCTGTCGTTCGGCCTGGCCGTCACGGTCATGGTCTACACCGTCGGCCGCATCTCGGGTGGTCACTTCAACCCGGCGGTCACCGTCGGGGCGGCGCTCGGCGGCCGGATGGCCTGGACCCAGGTGCCGCTCTACGTCGGCGCCCAGCTCGCCGGCGCGATCGTCGCGGGCGCCGGCCTGCTCGTCGTGGCGATGGGCTTCGACGGCTTCGACGCCTTCACCGACACCCTCGGCACCAACGGCTGGGGCGACGACGGCGGCGGCTACGCGCTGTGGGCCGCGCTGCTGCTCGAGCTGATCCTGACCGCGATCTTCGTCTTCACGATCCTCGGCGTCACCGACGAGCGCAACGAGCACCCGGCCCTGGCCCCGCTCGCCATCGGCCTCACGCTCGCGATCATCCACTTCGTCGCGATCCCCGCCACCGGCACCTCGGTCAACCCGGCGCGGTCGATCGGCCCGGCGCTCTTCTCCGGCTCCGACCCGCTCATCCAGGTCTGGGTGTTCATCCTCGCCCCGCTGCTCGGCGGCGCGCTGGCCGGCTTCGCCTACCCGGCGATCTTCGGCCACGCCGGCGAGCCCGTCCCCGGCTCGGGCATGAACTTCGGCGCCAAGTCCGGTGGCGCGGTCCCCGGCTACGGCGCCCCCGACCAGTTCCAGCAGCAGTGGAACCAGCCCGGCGCCTCCCCCGCGTTCGGCGCGCACGACCAGGGCCAGGGCGCCCACGGCGCCTACCAGCAGCCCGCCGCCGGTGGGTACGCCGCTCCGCAGGCCGCGCAGCAGCCGGCCCAGGAGCAGCCGATCATCCAGGACGGGTGGCAGTGGGACCCGCAGGCCCAGCAGTGGATCCCGGCCCAGCAGCAGCAGCCGCCGGCCGGCGGCAGCGGCTGGCCGAGCCCCGGCTCGGGCGAGCAGACCCAGGTCCGCCCGTCCGACGGGCAGTGA
- the purH gene encoding bifunctional phosphoribosylaminoimidazolecarboxamide formyltransferase/IMP cyclohydrolase has translation MADQISIKRALVSVYDKTGLEGLVRGLHDAGVALVSTGGSAALIEGLGLPVTKVEDLTGFPECLDGRVKTLHPRVHAGILADRRLESHVQQLADLEVEPFDLVVVNLYPFRETVASGAAPDDVVEQIDIGGPSMVRAAAKNHPSVAVVVSPWAYDDVLAAVGAGGFTLEQRRALAAEAFAHTASYDVAVAEWFSGQVAGEVAGAWPTFGGRTLRLQTSLRYGENPHQQAALYVDGTGGLAAAEQLHGKEMSYNNYVDTDAARRAALSFDEPAVAIIKHANPCGIAVGADVAEAHRRAHECDPTSAFGGVIAVNRPVSVAMAEQVAEVFTEVIVAPDYEEGAVEILQGKKNIRILRCAVDAGDRAAAVERRPVSGGELAQQVDHVDAPGDDPAAWTLATGTPASPEVLADLAFAWKACRHAKSNAILLARDGASVGVGMGQVNRVDSCRLAVSRAGDRAAGSVAASDAFFPFEDGPQILIDAGVTAIVQPGGSVRDELTVRAAEAAGVTMYFTGTRHFAH, from the coding sequence ATGGCTGACCAGATCTCGATCAAGCGGGCCCTGGTGTCCGTCTACGACAAGACCGGCCTCGAGGGCCTGGTCCGCGGCCTGCACGACGCCGGGGTGGCGCTCGTCTCGACCGGCGGCTCGGCCGCGCTGATCGAGGGCCTCGGCCTGCCGGTCACCAAGGTCGAGGACCTCACCGGGTTCCCCGAGTGCCTCGACGGCCGGGTCAAGACGCTGCACCCGCGCGTGCACGCCGGCATCCTCGCCGACCGCCGCCTCGAGAGCCACGTGCAGCAGCTGGCCGACCTCGAGGTCGAGCCGTTCGACCTCGTCGTGGTGAACCTGTACCCGTTCCGCGAGACCGTCGCCTCGGGCGCCGCGCCCGACGACGTCGTCGAGCAGATCGACATCGGCGGCCCCTCGATGGTGCGCGCGGCGGCCAAGAACCACCCCTCGGTCGCCGTGGTCGTCTCGCCGTGGGCCTACGACGACGTGCTCGCCGCCGTCGGCGCCGGCGGCTTCACCCTCGAGCAGCGCCGCGCGCTGGCCGCCGAGGCGTTCGCCCACACCGCCTCCTACGACGTCGCGGTGGCCGAGTGGTTCTCGGGCCAGGTCGCGGGGGAGGTCGCGGGCGCGTGGCCGACGTTCGGCGGACGGACCCTGCGGCTGCAGACCTCGCTGCGCTACGGCGAGAACCCGCACCAGCAGGCGGCCCTCTACGTCGACGGCACCGGTGGGCTGGCCGCCGCCGAGCAGCTGCACGGCAAGGAGATGTCCTACAACAACTACGTCGACACCGACGCCGCCCGCCGGGCCGCGCTGTCGTTCGACGAGCCCGCGGTGGCGATCATCAAGCACGCCAACCCCTGCGGCATCGCGGTCGGCGCCGACGTCGCCGAGGCGCACCGCCGCGCCCACGAGTGCGACCCCACCTCGGCCTTCGGCGGCGTGATCGCCGTCAACCGCCCGGTGTCGGTGGCCATGGCCGAGCAGGTCGCCGAGGTCTTCACCGAGGTGATCGTCGCCCCCGACTACGAGGAGGGCGCCGTGGAGATCCTCCAGGGCAAGAAGAACATCCGGATCTTGCGCTGCGCCGTCGACGCTGGCGACCGCGCGGCCGCCGTCGAGCGCCGTCCGGTCTCCGGCGGCGAGCTCGCCCAGCAGGTCGACCACGTCGACGCCCCCGGCGACGACCCGGCCGCCTGGACCCTCGCCACCGGCACCCCCGCCTCGCCGGAGGTGCTCGCCGACCTCGCCTTCGCCTGGAAGGCCTGCCGCCACGCCAAGTCCAACGCCATCCTGCTCGCCAGGGACGGCGCCTCGGTCGGCGTCGGCATGGGGCAGGTCAACCGCGTCGACTCCTGCCGGCTCGCGGTCTCCCGCGCCGGCGACCGCGCCGCCGGCTCCGTGGCCGCCTCCGACGCCTTCTTCCCCTTCGAGGACGGCCCGCAGATCCTCATCGACGCCGGCGTCACCGCGATCGTCCAGCCCGGCGGCTCGGTCCGCGACGAGCTGACCGTCCGCGCCGCCGAGGCGGCCGGCGTCACGATGTACTTCACCGGCACCCGCCACTTCGCCCACTGA
- a CDS encoding bifunctional methylenetetrahydrofolate dehydrogenase/methenyltetrahydrofolate cyclohydrolase: MTAQRLDGTATLKIIKAELKERVALLRERGVVPGLGTVLVGDDPGSHWYVGAKHKDCAEIGIESIRRDLPATATQAEVEAVIDDLNADPACTGFLVQQPTGLDEFRLLSRVDPEKDVDGLHPVNLGKLVLGEPGALPCTPIGCIELLRRHGVELNGAEVVVVGRGLTVGRPLGLLLTRRSENSTTTLCHTGTRDLAAHTRTADVVIAAAGVPGLITADMVKPGAALLDVGVSRVDGKIAGDLADDVWDVAGWVSPNPGGVGPMTRAMLLSNIVSRAEQALETSS; encoded by the coding sequence GTGACTGCGCAGCGGCTGGACGGCACCGCCACCCTCAAGATCATCAAGGCCGAGCTCAAGGAGCGGGTCGCCCTGCTGCGGGAGCGGGGCGTCGTCCCCGGCCTCGGGACCGTGCTGGTCGGTGACGACCCCGGCTCGCACTGGTACGTCGGCGCCAAGCACAAGGACTGCGCCGAGATCGGGATCGAGTCGATCCGCCGCGACCTGCCCGCGACCGCCACCCAGGCCGAGGTCGAGGCCGTCATCGACGACCTCAACGCCGACCCCGCCTGCACCGGCTTCCTGGTGCAGCAGCCGACCGGGCTCGACGAGTTCCGGCTGCTCTCGCGCGTCGACCCCGAGAAGGACGTCGACGGCCTGCACCCCGTCAACCTCGGCAAGCTCGTCCTCGGCGAGCCCGGCGCCCTGCCGTGCACGCCGATCGGCTGCATCGAGCTGCTCCGCCGCCACGGCGTCGAGCTGAACGGCGCCGAGGTGGTCGTCGTCGGCCGCGGGCTCACCGTCGGCCGCCCCCTGGGCCTGCTGCTGACCCGCCGCTCGGAGAACTCGACCACGACCCTGTGCCACACCGGCACCCGCGACCTGGCCGCGCACACCCGCACCGCCGACGTCGTCATCGCCGCCGCCGGCGTCCCCGGCCTGATCACCGCCGACATGGTCAAGCCCGGCGCCGCGCTGCTCGACGTCGGCGTCTCCCGCGTCGACGGCAAGATCGCCGGCGACCTCGCCGACGACGTCTGGGACGTCGCGGGGTGGGTCTCGCCCAACCCCGGCGGTGTCGGCCCGATGACCCGCGCGATGCTCCTGAGCAACATCGTCAGCCGCGCCGAGCAGGCGCTCGAGACGTCGTCCTGA
- a CDS encoding malate dehydrogenase — MTQGVVVSSAPLKVAVTGAAGQIGYSLLFRLASGSLTGGRPIELRLLEITPALKALEGVVMELDDCAFPGLAGVEIGDDAEKIFDGVNLALLVGARPRGPGMERGDLLSANGAIFTAQGKALNAAAADDVRIGVTGNPANTNALIALKNAPDIPAERFSALTRLDHNRAISQLAAKTGAPVTDITKMTIWGNHSATQYPDLFHAEVAGRNAAEAVGDQDWLENTFIPTVAKRGAAIIEARGSSSAASAASATVDAARDWLYGSAEGDWVSMAVVSDGSYGVPEGLVSSFPVTTENGDWKIVQGLEIDDFSRARIDASTAELADERAAVTELGLI, encoded by the coding sequence ATGACTCAAGGAGTCGTCGTGAGCTCAGCTCCGCTGAAGGTCGCCGTCACCGGTGCCGCCGGCCAGATCGGTTACAGCCTCCTCTTCCGTCTCGCCAGCGGCTCGCTCACGGGCGGTCGCCCGATCGAGCTGCGCCTGCTCGAGATCACGCCCGCGCTGAAGGCGCTCGAGGGCGTCGTCATGGAGCTCGACGACTGCGCCTTCCCCGGCCTCGCCGGCGTCGAGATCGGCGACGACGCCGAGAAGATCTTCGACGGCGTCAACCTCGCCCTCCTCGTCGGAGCCCGCCCGCGCGGCCCCGGCATGGAGCGCGGCGACCTGCTCTCGGCCAACGGCGCGATCTTCACCGCCCAGGGCAAGGCCCTCAACGCGGCCGCCGCCGACGACGTCCGGATCGGCGTCACCGGCAACCCGGCCAACACCAACGCGCTGATCGCGCTCAAGAACGCCCCCGACATCCCGGCCGAGCGGTTCTCCGCGCTCACCCGCCTCGACCACAACCGGGCCATCTCGCAGCTCGCCGCGAAGACCGGCGCCCCGGTCACCGACATCACCAAGATGACGATCTGGGGCAACCACTCCGCCACCCAGTACCCCGACCTCTTCCACGCCGAGGTCGCGGGCCGCAACGCCGCCGAGGCCGTCGGCGACCAGGACTGGCTCGAGAACACCTTCATCCCGACCGTCGCCAAGCGCGGCGCCGCCATCATCGAGGCCCGCGGCTCGTCCTCGGCCGCCTCGGCCGCCTCGGCGACCGTCGACGCCGCGCGCGACTGGCTCTACGGCTCCGCCGAGGGCGACTGGGTCTCCATGGCCGTCGTCTCCGACGGCTCCTACGGCGTGCCCGAGGGCCTCGTGTCCTCGTTCCCGGTCACCACCGAGAACGGCGACTGGAAGATCGTCCAGGGCCTCGAGATCGACGACTTCTCGCGCGCCCGCATCGACGCCTCGACCGCCGAGCTCGCCGACGAGCGCGCCGCGGTCACCGAGCTCGGCCTCATCTGA
- a CDS encoding MFS transporter, which yields MGWGTGLVPPTRLERDLALQCVLSAFATGSFLTGTAVFFTQIVGLTGSQVGLGMSVAAGVSLLLSIPLGRLTDVVGAKLLWVVASLLEAVLYLAWPAIGTFATFVTMLAVLASIETAGRSAREVYRIAIFPRETRVRSMAYMRAARNVGYTLGAGAGGVALGIGSREAIIAVPLLTGGLLVLNAVMIAFLPAVERPPRASGGPLEKMGPAALRNPGFVVLSLCNGVLGSNQILLNVVVPLWLVERTDAPQQLLAWLFGTNTVLAVLLQVRASRGSETVAGSLRAVRWSGWAFVLSCLVLSVTHETTGWISIVLIWVGHITITGAELWQSASGWGFASELSDHRRLGDYQGVWGMGYQVESIAFPALYTFLALQWGAPGWAVIATIAVTAAVVSHPAARAAERHLVKVGAPVGS from the coding sequence GTGGGGTGGGGGACCGGGCTGGTGCCGCCGACGCGGCTGGAGCGCGACCTGGCGCTGCAGTGCGTGCTGTCGGCGTTCGCGACGGGGTCGTTCCTCACCGGGACGGCGGTCTTCTTCACCCAGATCGTCGGGCTGACGGGGTCGCAGGTCGGGCTGGGCATGTCGGTGGCGGCCGGGGTCAGCCTGCTGCTGTCGATCCCACTCGGGCGGCTCACCGACGTCGTCGGGGCCAAGCTGCTGTGGGTGGTCGCCTCGCTGCTCGAGGCGGTGCTCTACCTCGCCTGGCCCGCGATCGGCACGTTCGCGACGTTCGTGACGATGCTCGCCGTGCTGGCCTCCATCGAGACGGCGGGCCGCTCGGCCAGGGAGGTCTACCGGATCGCGATCTTCCCGCGCGAGACCCGGGTCCGCTCGATGGCCTACATGCGCGCCGCGCGCAACGTCGGCTACACGCTCGGCGCCGGGGCCGGCGGCGTGGCGCTCGGGATCGGCAGCCGCGAGGCGATCATCGCCGTCCCGCTGCTCACCGGCGGGCTGCTGGTGCTGAACGCCGTGATGATCGCCTTCCTGCCGGCGGTCGAGCGTCCGCCCCGGGCCTCGGGTGGTCCGCTGGAGAAGATGGGCCCGGCAGCGCTGCGCAACCCCGGCTTCGTCGTCCTCTCGCTGTGCAACGGCGTCCTCGGCTCCAACCAGATCCTGCTGAACGTCGTCGTGCCGCTGTGGCTGGTCGAGCGCACCGACGCCCCGCAGCAGCTGCTGGCCTGGCTGTTCGGCACCAACACCGTGCTCGCCGTGCTGCTCCAGGTGCGCGCCTCGCGCGGGTCCGAGACCGTCGCCGGCTCGCTGCGGGCGGTGCGCTGGTCGGGCTGGGCGTTCGTGCTGTCGTGCCTGGTGCTCAGCGTCACCCACGAGACGACCGGGTGGATCTCGATCGTCCTGATCTGGGTCGGCCACATCACCATCACCGGTGCCGAGCTGTGGCAGTCGGCGTCCGGGTGGGGGTTCGCCTCCGAGCTCTCCGACCACCGGCGCCTCGGCGACTACCAGGGCGTGTGGGGGATGGGCTACCAGGTCGAGTCGATCGCCTTCCCCGCCCTCTACACCTTCCTGGCGCTGCAGTGGGGCGCCCCGGGCTGGGCGGTGATCGCCACGATCGCGGTCACCGCGGCCGTCGTGTCGCACCCGGCGGCGCGGGCCGCCGAGCGCCACCTGGTCAAGGTCGGGGCACCGGTCGGGTCCTGA